GGCCGACCTTGGTGCCGAGCAGGCCAGCCACTTGGCTGGGCAGGTAAAACACCACGCCGTACACACTGGCCTGGATCAGCAGGTACACCAGGCACAGGTACAGCACCGACGGCTGGCACAGCACATTCAGCAGGCTACGGCCATGGGAGGTTTTGTGTTGGTCTTCGCTGTCTAGCAAGGTCTGGATCTGCTCGCGCTCATCTGCGCTCAGCCACTTGGCGTCGGCGGGGCGGTTGTCCAGGTACCAATAGGCCCAGACCCCCACAGCGGTGGCCATCAAGCCTTCCACGGCGAACAGCCATTGCCAGCCGTGAATGCCGCCGAAACCGTCCATCTCCAGCAGCAGGCCGGACAGCGGGCTGCCGAAGATGAATGCCAGGGGCGCTCCGAAGTAGAAGAAACCCATAGCCTTGCCACGCACGGCCTGGGGGAACCAGTAGGTGAGGTAGAGGATCACGCCGGGGAAGAAACCAGCCTCGGCCACACCGAGCAAAAAACGCAGCACGTAGAAGCTGGTTTCGTTATGGGCGAACACCATCGCCGCTGAGATCAAGCCCCAGCTGACCATGATGCGGCACATCCACAGACGGGCGCCGACGCGGTGCAAGATCAGGTTGCTTGGCACTTCCAGCAGCGCGTAGCCGACAAAGAACACACCGGCGCCAAAGGCAAACGCGGCATCGCTCAAACCGGTGTCGGCCTGGAAGGCTTGCTTGGCGAACCCGACATTGGCGCGGTCGAGAAAGGCCATGATGTACATCAGCAGCAGGAACGGCAGCAGCCGCCAGGAAATCTTGGCGAGCAGGGGCGCGGGCAGGGTTTTCATAATGCAGTCCGTCGTTTTGTTCTTATGGGCCGGACTGTACGGCGGGCGAGCAATGCGCTACAAATCGAATCTCGCTTACAAGTGATAACCTCAGGGTATCGATAACAAGGAGCCGCATGAGTAGTCCCGTCATCTCCCGCAGCCTGTTCAACCGCCTGCGCTACAAGCATCTGCATATGCTGGTGGCGCTCAGTACCAGCCAGAACCTGCACCGTGCCTCGCAAGCGCTGAACATGTCACAGCCGGCGGCCACGCGCATGCTGCGCGAAATCGAAGACATGTTTGCCTGCGACCTGTTCGAACGCCTGCCACGGGGCATGCGGCCGACGGCGCTGGGCCAGGAGTTGATCCGTTTTGCCGAATCGGCCCTGAGCGGCCTGGACCGCTGCGCCGAGGATTTGATGGCGCGCCAGCAGGGCGGCTATGGCTACTTGTCCATCGGCACCATCATGGGCGCCGCGCCGGATCTGGTGATGGACTCGATCGCGCAGATCAAATCGCTCAACCCGCAACTGCGTATCCGCATCATGGGCGACACCAGCGACCAAGTGATCCAATTGCTTGAACAAGGGCGCATCGACTTGGCGATCTCCCGGCGCAACGCGGCCACCGACAGCGAGCATTACAGCTTCGAACCCTTGGGCAACGAACGCTTGCTGGTGGTGGTGCATGCAGGCCATCCATTGGCGCAGCGTGAGCAGCTATCGCTTGCCGAGTTGGTGCGTGACTGGCCGTGGATCCTGCAACCGCAGACCAGCCCGGCGCGTATCGGCATCGACCAGGCCCTGCAGGACCTGGCACTGCCCAGCCCGGCGGACATCATCGAATGCAGCTCGGTGTATTCGATGCAGCAGTTGATACAGCTGACCGACGCGGTGATGGTGCTGTCCGAAAGCGCGCTGCGCGATTACCTGAAAATGGGCTTGGTGGTGGCGCTGCCGGTGGCCCTGGATGTGCGCCTGGCACCTTTCGGCATGTTGTTGCGCAAGGGCGAGGGGGTGAGTCGGGAATTGGGCTTGTTTATGGACTTGCTGCGGCAGAAAGCGGCGATGCTCTAAACGCAATGTTGTAAAGATCATGGTGTCGCGGCAGGATATTAAATAGAATGAATCTCATTTGAGACTCACTCGCGCCGTGCAGGTTGCTTGCCATGAATGATGCTGTTGTCCCGACGCACGCCCCTGAACTGACGCTGTCGAGCTTGTACCGTGACCATCGCAGCTGGCTGGAAAGCTGGCTGCGCCGGCGCCTGGGCAATGCCTGGGATGCGGCGGACCTGAGCCAGGACACGTTCCTGCGTGTACTCGCCAGTGCCCAGCCCATTGCGCAGATGCAGGAGCCACGGGCGTACCTGGTGACGGTGGGCAAGCGCCTGTTGGTCAACTTTCATCAGCGCCGCAGCCTGGAACAAGCGTATTTGAGCGCCCTGGCGCACTTGCCTGAAGCCTGCGTGCCGTCCCCCGAACAGCGCTGGCTTATGCTGGAAACCCTGCAAGCCCTGGACGAGTTGCTCGATGGTTTACCGGTGCTGGTGCGGCGGGCTTTTCTGTGGAGCCAACTGGAGGGCCTGGGCTATCGCGAGATTGCCGAGCGGCTGGAGGTTTCAGAGCGCACTGTAAAACGCTACATGGCCCAGGCCTACGAGCACTGCCTGCTGGTGGACCTGTGAGCCGCGACGTCGCCCGCGCTGCCGCCCAATGGCTGGCGCTGCTGGAGTCCGGTGCGGCCACCGAGCGCGATCACGCCGCCTTGCAGCACTGGCGCGACAGCCATCCGCAGCACGAACAGACCTGGCAGAAAGCCCAATCCCTGCGCCAGCGTTTCAGCAGTTTGCCCCAGGCCCTGGCAATGGCCAGCCTCGACCGCCCGCAACCTGGGCGGCGTGCGGTGCTCAAGCGCGCATTGGGCGTGGCGGCGCTGGTGCCGACCGCATGGCTGATCAGCCGCCAGTTGCCTATCGAGGCCTGGCGTGCCGACCTGCACACCGCCACCGGCGAGCGCAAGCGCGTGCCGCTGGCTGACGGCGCCAGCCTGCAACTCAACACCGCCACGGCGGTAGATGTGGACCTGGCACAGCGCCGCATTACCTTGCTCGATGGTGAACTGGCGTTGACCGTGCCGGGCACGGCGGCGATGACCGTGCACACCCGCTACGGTGAACTGCGGCTGAGCCAGGCTGAACTGTGCGTGCGGCAGCTGGCGTCCGGTTGCCTGGTGTCGGTGCTCAAGGGCGCAGTGCAGGTGCGGGATCTGAATGGCCAAATCGCGACCTTGCAGGCCGGGCAACAAGCGCCGCTCAAGGTCAGCGGGCTGGGCGCCTGGGTACCCTTTGATGTGCTGCAACTGGGTTGGCGCGACGGTGTGTTGACCGCGCAGAATCAGCCGTTGGGGGATTTTCTGCGGGAGTTGGAGCGCTATCGTCCGGGTGTGTTGCGCTGGGAGCCTCGTCTTGAGGCGATGCGGGTGACCGGCAGTTTTCGCCTGGACGATACAGATCGCGTCCTCAACCTGCTGGCCTCGACCCTGGGGTTGGAGGTGCAGGCGCGGACGCGCTACTGGGTGACCTTGCGTCAGAAACTGGCGTGACGGGCCCTCGCTACAGGTTTATATCACATGCGCCCGCTGCAACTCGGTCAGGGCCAAGGCCTTGAGCTGCGCCAGCAGCGGATCGCGCCGGTCCCGAGGGTGCGGCAGATCTACCGCCAGTTCCTGGCGAATGCTGCTCGGCCGGTTGCCCATCACCAGCACGCGGTCACTCAGGTACAGCGCCTCATCTACATCATGGGTCACCAGCAATAACGCAATGGCATGGTGTTCGGCCAGTTGCAGCAGCAAGTCCTGCAGTTTCATGCGGGTAAACGCATCCACCGCGCTGAACGGTTCATCGAGCAACAGCACCTGCGGGCGTGAATACAGGCCGCGTGCGATAGCCACCCGTTGCGCCATGCCGCCGGACAACGCCTTGGGCAGCGCCTGGGCGAAGCCCGTGAGGCCGACTTCCTCGATCAACTGCGTGACCCAGCCCTTGTCGTAATGGCGGTCATCGCTGAAGCCGATGTTCTGCTCCACGGTGAGCCAGGGCATCAGCCGAGGCTCCTGGAACACAAACGCCACCTCGCCGTCGGGGCTGCGCAACTGGCCCTGGAAGTCGGTTTCCAACCCGGCGACGATGCGCAGCAAGGTGCTTTTTCCGCAACCGCTGGGGCCCAGCAGGCTGACGGCTTCACGCGGTTGCAGAGCCAGGCGCACGTCGTTGAGTACGGTGGTGTCGGCGAAGCTTTTACGCGCGACGTGAATGTCCAATAACGGCTGCATGTTCATTGCTCCTGGCCGGTAAACGTGTCGCGCCAGACCAGGCAGCGTTTCTCCAGCGCCGCCAGCAGGCCATCGGTGAGCTTGCCCAGTAACGCCAACACGATGATCGCCGCCAGCACGATATCGGGCCGCGACGTTTCTCGCCCATCGCTGAGCAGATAACCCAAGCCCTTGGTGGCCGCAATCAATTCGGCAGCCACCAGGAACATCCATGCCAGGCTCAAGCCACTGCGCAAACCGGTAAACAGGCCGGGCAGGGCGGCGGGCAGCAGGATGCGCCGCACCAGGCGGCGCCGACTGAAACCGTACATCTGCCCGACTTCCACCAACTTGCGGTCGATATCGCGAATCGCCGCGACACCATTGAGGTACACCGGGAAAAACGCGCCAATGGCGATCAGCACGATCTTTGAGGTTTCATCGATGCCCAGCCACAGCAGCAACAGCGGTACCCAGGCCAGGCTTGGGATCGAACGAAGGCCGGCGAAGGTCGGCTCCAGGTACGCCTCGGCTTCTCGGCTCAAACCGACCCAGGCGGCGAACACCAGTGCGAGGCTGGCGCCAATGGCAAAGCCCAGCAGCACTCGTCCCAGGCTGGCGCTGATGTGTTTCCACAGCGCGCCTTCGGCCAGCTCGCCGAGGGTAACGGCGATCTCGCTCGGCGCCGGCATCTGGTAGGACGGCAGCCAACCCACGCGCACCACGACTTCGAGGATCAGCAAGATCGCGGCCGGCAGCACCAGGCCCTTGAGCCGCCTGGGCCAGGCGCTGCGGTTGACCGCGACCGGCACGGGAAGGGGCAATGCTTGGCTTTTGCTGGTCATCACGCGCTCCTTAGTGGCCGAACGAGGTATCGATCAACTGGTCGATCACTTGGTCCACATTCACCCCACGGCGCACCAGTTCTTCAGACACCAGAATCGGCGCCGCCGCTTTGGATGCAACCACATCCTTGCTGCTCAGGAACGGTGTGCTCAGGTCGGTGCGCGACAGTTGCAGCTTGGCCACCGCCAATGGCAGGCCGGATTCATCCGCCAGCAGTTTGGCGAACTCATCCGGGTGCTTCACTGCCCAGTCGCGGGCTTTTTCATAGGCGCCGAGCACTGTGGTGATGGTTTGCGGATGCGCCTTGGCAAACTGCTCGGTGACGCTGACCACGCCGTAGCTGTTGAAGTCCTTATTGCGGTACAACAGGCGCGAACCGGCCTGGATTTCACTGGCGGCCATGTGCGGGTCGAGGCCGGCCCAGGCGTCTACGTCGCCTTTTTCCAGGGCGGTGCGGCCGTCCGGGTGTTGCAGGTGCACCAGCTCCACGTCGTCCTTTTTCAGTCCTGCCTGTTGCAGGCTACGCAGGGTGAACAGGTACGGGTCGGTGCCTTTGGTGGCGGCGATCTTCTTGCCTTTCAGATCGGCGACGCTGTTGAGCGGCGAATCCTTGCGCACCACCAGGGCGGTCCATTCGGCGCGGCTGTAGACATACACCGATTTGATCGGACTGCCGTTGGCCCGGCTCAACACGGCAGACAAGCTGGCGGACGAGGCGAAGTCCACGCCGCCGCTGTTGAGGTACTCCAGCGAGCGGTTGCTGCCTTGGCTCAAGACCCAGCCGACCTTGGTATTCGGCAGGGATTGTTCCAGCCAACCGAAATGCTTGAGCACCAGGCTGACCGGCGAATAGTAGGCGTAGTCGAGGTTGACTTCGGCAGGTGCGGTTTCAGCGGCCTGGACCAGCGGTTGCAGGCTCAGGACCAGGGCGCAGGCGCCCAGCAGGCGAAGGGTGAAGGGTTTCATGGAACAGCTCCGGACAAGGCGTTGAGAGAGGGCTTTTTCTTATATTCAGAAAACTGAATCGGCATGCTCCATCATGCTTTTAAGGAATATGCAGTCTCTATGCCAAAGCCATCGCACACCACCCCCCCCCCGCGCGTAGATACCGTCTTGACTCTCACCGGGCAACCGCAAGTTTCGGGTCGTAGCAGCTGTCGAGCGCAAGCGAGCTGCGTTGGCGCCCCACAGATCGCAGGGTGTCAATACGTACGCCACGCAGCCTCGCCAAGGCTCGACAGCTGCTACGCGGGCGAGCAAATTGTTGATCGGCTGTTGGTTGGGCAACAGTTGTATATATCTATATGGAATAAATAAATAGATATATATTCCTTTTAATGTCATCCCGGATAGCGCACTTTGAGGGCCTGCGCATTCGTGCGGATTGACCCAACAGCCAAAAGGAAAGCCGACATGACCATTAAAGCGATCAACGTGCGCAACCAGTTCAAAGGCGTGATCAAGGAAATTCTGCTGGGGGAAGTGGTGTCGGAAATCGACGTGCAAACCGCGTCGGGCATCGTGACGTCGGTGATCACCACCCGCTCGGTGCGTGACCTGGAATTGAAAATCGGCAGTGAAGTGATTGCCTTTGTGAAGTCCACCGAAGTGTCCATCGCCAAGCTGTAAACCCCAGCCCCCGCCATTGCAGCGGGGGCCATTTTTTGCGCGCCTCAGCGGTTGCGCAAACTGCGTTCCATGCGCTGTAAACCCTCTTGCAGCATCGCCCTCGGGCAGCCGAAATTCAGGCGCACGAACTGCTGGCTGTCATCGCCAAATTCGATCCCCGCACTCAACCCTACCTTGGCCTGTTCGAGGAAAAATTGCTGTGGGTCATCCAGGCCCAGGGCGCTGCAATCGAGCCACGCCAGGAAGGTGCCTTGCGGTGCATGCATCACCACGCCGGGCAGGCGTGTCTGCACGGCATCGAGCAGGTAATCGCGGTTGGCTTGCAGGTACACCTTCAATGCGTCGAGCCAGTCGCCGCACTGGCTGTAGGCTGCGCGGGTGGCTTCCAGGCCCAAGGGGCTGACACTGTCGACCATGCCGCAACGGGCGTGGTTGAACCGCTCGCGGATCTCGGTGTTCTGGATCACTGCAAAGCAGGTCTTCAAACCGGCGACGTTATAGGCCTTGCTCGCCGACATCAGGGTGATGGTGCGTTGCGCGATTTCCGGGCTGAGGCTGGCGGTGGGGATGTGGCGGCGGCCATCGAAGCACAACTCGGCGTGGATCTCGTCACTGATGATCAGCGCGCCGTTGTCCAGGCAGGCAGTGGCCACGGCCAGCAGTTCTTCACGGGGGAAGACCTTGCCCATGGGATTGTGCGGGTTGCTCAGCAGCAGTGCGCCGGCGCCGGTCAAGGCTTGGCGCATGAGGGGCATGGGCGTGATGTATTCAGCGTCGATCAACTCGAACGGCACTTCGATGCGCGGCAGGTTCCAGTGCCCCGGTGCCAGGCGAATCGGCCGATAGTTGGGGGTTTGCAATACCACCGGCTGGCCTGGCTGTACAAAGGCGTGCAACGCCATGTTGAAGCCAGGCTCGACGCCGGGCAGAAACAGCAGATCTTCAGGCTGCACGCGCCAGGCGTACTTGGCCCACAGGTCGGCGATGATGGCCTCGCGCACATCCGGGCCAGCCACGCTGTAGCCGAGGATCTGCTGGTCCAGGCGCTCATGCAGGGCCTGCAACACGGCGGGCGGCGCAGCGATGTCCATGTCGGCGATCCACATCGGCAACACATCGGCCGGGTAGCGGTTCCACTTGGTGCTGCCGGTGCCGAGGCGGGGGTGGATCGTGTCGAAATCAAAGCTCATGAAGGGGCTCGTATCAGGAAGGCTAACGAAGAATGGCGCTGATTCTAGCGCCATTCTTTTTGTAGGCCAGTGCTGATTAACGGTTGACCAGTTTCGCCGGCAAGGCGATGACCAGCAAACTGCTGAGAATCAAGCAGCCGGCAAAGAACCACAGGGCGCCAGCGCTGCTGCCAGTGATGTCAATCGCCACCCCCATCAACGAGTTGCTCACCAGCCCGGCGATATTCGCCACCGAGCACGCCAGGGCAAAACCGGTGGCCGCTGCGGTGCCTTTGAGGAAGGTCGCCGGCAGGCTGAAAAACACCGGTACGGCGCCAATGATCGCCGCCGATGCAATGGCAAACAGGGCCACGGTGGCGGCGACGTTATGGGTAAAGAAGGTGCTGGTGGCCATCGCTGCCGCGCCGATGAAAAACGGCACGATGATGTGCCAGCGGCGTTCGCGGTGTTTGTCGGAGCTGGCGCTGATCAGCAGCATGCCCAGCAACGCGGCCACACTTGGCAGCGCGGTGAGTACGCCGATATGAAAGGTGTCGGTGACGCCGGCGTTGCGGATAAAGGTCGGCATCCAGAAACCCATCGCGTAGGCGCTGAGCAGGATCGAGAAGTCGATACCGCCGAGCATCCACACTTTGAGGTTGAAGAAACCGTCGCGCAAGCTGTGCTTGCTGCCAGTGCTCTCGGCGTCGTCCTTGCGCAATTCGCTTTCCAGCAAGGCTTTTTCTTCATCCGACAGCCATTTGGCTTGCTGGTAACTGTTGGGCAGTGCCCAGAAGGTCAGCACACCGAGCAACACGCTGGGTACCGCTTCGATCAGGAACAACCACTGCCAGCCGCGCAGGCCGCCGATGTGGTCGAAATGACCCATGATCCAGCCGGACAGCGGGCCGCCGATCACACTGGACAGCGGCAGACCGATCATGAACAGCGCGATGATGCGCCCGCGGCGGTGGGTGGGAAACCAGGTGGTCAGGTAATACAGCACACCCGGCAGGAAGCCAGCCTCGGCGGCGCCGAGCAGGAAACGCAGAATGTAGAACTGAGTGGTGGAGGTGACCAGCATGGTGCAGGCCGACAGCAGGCCCCAGGTGATCATGATGCGCGCGATCCAGATCTTCGCGCCGACCCGCTCCAGTACCAGGTTGCTTGGCACTTCAAAGATGATGTAGCCGACAAAGAACAGGCCGGCGCCGAGGCCGAACGCGGTTTCGCTAAATTGCAGTTGATCGAGCATCTGCAGCTTGGCGAAGCCGATGTTGATCCGGTCCAGGTACGCAGCCAGATAGCAGAAGCACAGGAAGGGAATCAGCTTCCAGGTGATCTTGTGGTAAAGCGTGTTGACCGGGTCGGCGACCGTGGTCGCGGGCGCTGCATTCGCAATGGGCATCGGGTGTCTCCTGGCGGTGACTTATGGTTTTTTTATACAGCCGGCAGTTGTTGTAGGTGCGTGCCGCGCTCTATGGCGCGGTTCTTGTAAAACCTTATTGCTCCCTGAATTGGCTCATTGCCTCCTGCTTGCCCACCACGTCGCCGTACTTGCTGTCGATGTCGAACAAGTTGGCTTCATGGGGCGCCGGGTGTCGATCGCCGACGCATTCACGCACGACGATGGTCCGGAACCCGTGTTGTACGGCATCCACCGCCGTCGCACGGATGCAACCGCTGGTGGAGCAGCCAGCCAGCACCACGGTGTCGATGCCCTGTGCATGAAGCATCGAGGCCAGGCTGCTGCCGAAAAACGCGCTGGCGTACTGCTTGGTGATCACCACTTCATCGGTCAACGGCAGTACCTCGGCGCAGAACGCCGCCAGCGGGTTGCCTTCGACCATGTCTTTCATCACCGGGGCCTTCTTGACCCAGATCCCGCCATCGACGAAATGGCCGGGATGGTAGCGGATATTGGTGTGCACCACCGCAATCCCGTGCTGCCGTGCGCAGGCCAGCAATTCGACGCTTTCGGCCACGGCGCTGACCACGCCCGGTGCAAACAGCGGCGCGCCTTCGGTGGTGTAGCCCTGCATGAAATCGATCATCAGCAGTGCGGCCTTTTTGCCGAAGCCGATGCGGTTGCCCCAGACGCCTTGGTAGTTGGCGTCGGCGGATTGGTCGTTCATCTGTTCAACCCTCATTGTTGGACCGTGCACTTATCCTGTGGTGACTGGGCTTGCTGTGGTGAGCGGGCTTGCTGTGGTGAGCGGGCTTGCCCCGCGCTGGGCTGCGAAGCGGCCCCAAAAAAGCGGGAGCGCTGCGCACTCCAGCGCGGGGCAAGCCCGCTCACCACAAAAGCCCGCTCACCATAAAAGTGGGCTCACCACAAAACCATTTAATAAGCGCCGGAGAGCAGCGCTCCGGCGCCGGGAACGATGGGTTCCAGGTCCAGCGCCTTGAGCATGGCGTAGGTGGTGGCGATGGCCGCCGTGAGCACCGGTTTGCCGGTTTGCGCCTCGACCTTCGCCACCACCGGCAGCGACTGCATCTGCACGCACGCCG
The genomic region above belongs to Pseudomonas sp. S35 and contains:
- a CDS encoding LysR family transcriptional regulator, which produces MSSPVISRSLFNRLRYKHLHMLVALSTSQNLHRASQALNMSQPAATRMLREIEDMFACDLFERLPRGMRPTALGQELIRFAESALSGLDRCAEDLMARQQGGYGYLSIGTIMGAAPDLVMDSIAQIKSLNPQLRIRIMGDTSDQVIQLLEQGRIDLAISRRNAATDSEHYSFEPLGNERLLVVVHAGHPLAQREQLSLAELVRDWPWILQPQTSPARIGIDQALQDLALPSPADIIECSSVYSMQQLIQLTDAVMVLSESALRDYLKMGLVVALPVALDVRLAPFGMLLRKGEGVSRELGLFMDLLRQKAAML
- a CDS encoding TOBE domain-containing protein, with the translated sequence MTIKAINVRNQFKGVIKEILLGEVVSEIDVQTASGIVTSVITTRSVRDLELKIGSEVIAFVKSTEVSIAKL
- a CDS encoding N-carbamoylsarcosine amidohydrolase, which encodes MNDQSADANYQGVWGNRIGFGKKAALLMIDFMQGYTTEGAPLFAPGVVSAVAESVELLACARQHGIAVVHTNIRYHPGHFVDGGIWVKKAPVMKDMVEGNPLAAFCAEVLPLTDEVVITKQYASAFFGSSLASMLHAQGIDTVVLAGCSTSGCIRATAVDAVQHGFRTIVVRECVGDRHPAPHEANLFDIDSKYGDVVGKQEAMSQFREQ
- a CDS encoding MFS transporter, translated to MPIANAAPATTVADPVNTLYHKITWKLIPFLCFCYLAAYLDRINIGFAKLQMLDQLQFSETAFGLGAGLFFVGYIIFEVPSNLVLERVGAKIWIARIMITWGLLSACTMLVTSTTQFYILRFLLGAAEAGFLPGVLYYLTTWFPTHRRGRIIALFMIGLPLSSVIGGPLSGWIMGHFDHIGGLRGWQWLFLIEAVPSVLLGVLTFWALPNSYQQAKWLSDEEKALLESELRKDDAESTGSKHSLRDGFFNLKVWMLGGIDFSILLSAYAMGFWMPTFIRNAGVTDTFHIGVLTALPSVAALLGMLLISASSDKHRERRWHIIVPFFIGAAAMATSTFFTHNVAATVALFAIASAAIIGAVPVFFSLPATFLKGTAAATGFALACSVANIAGLVSNSLMGVAIDITGSSAGALWFFAGCLILSSLLVIALPAKLVNR
- a CDS encoding sigma-70 family RNA polymerase sigma factor, which translates into the protein MNDAVVPTHAPELTLSSLYRDHRSWLESWLRRRLGNAWDAADLSQDTFLRVLASAQPIAQMQEPRAYLVTVGKRLLVNFHQRRSLEQAYLSALAHLPEACVPSPEQRWLMLETLQALDELLDGLPVLVRRAFLWSQLEGLGYREIAERLEVSERTVKRYMAQAYEHCLLVDL
- a CDS encoding FecR domain-containing protein; this encodes MSRDVARAAAQWLALLESGAATERDHAALQHWRDSHPQHEQTWQKAQSLRQRFSSLPQALAMASLDRPQPGRRAVLKRALGVAALVPTAWLISRQLPIEAWRADLHTATGERKRVPLADGASLQLNTATAVDVDLAQRRITLLDGELALTVPGTAAMTVHTRYGELRLSQAELCVRQLASGCLVSVLKGAVQVRDLNGQIATLQAGQQAPLKVSGLGAWVPFDVLQLGWRDGVLTAQNQPLGDFLRELERYRPGVLRWEPRLEAMRVTGSFRLDDTDRVLNLLASTLGLEVQARTRYWVTLRQKLA
- a CDS encoding ABC transporter ATP-binding protein encodes the protein MNMQPLLDIHVARKSFADTTVLNDVRLALQPREAVSLLGPSGCGKSTLLRIVAGLETDFQGQLRSPDGEVAFVFQEPRLMPWLTVEQNIGFSDDRHYDKGWVTQLIEEVGLTGFAQALPKALSGGMAQRVAIARGLYSRPQVLLLDEPFSAVDAFTRMKLQDLLLQLAEHHAIALLLVTHDVDEALYLSDRVLVMGNRPSSIRQELAVDLPHPRDRRDPLLAQLKALALTELQRAHVI
- a CDS encoding aliphatic sulfonate ABC transporter substrate-binding protein, whose translation is MKPFTLRLLGACALVLSLQPLVQAAETAPAEVNLDYAYYSPVSLVLKHFGWLEQSLPNTKVGWVLSQGSNRSLEYLNSGGVDFASSASLSAVLSRANGSPIKSVYVYSRAEWTALVVRKDSPLNSVADLKGKKIAATKGTDPYLFTLRSLQQAGLKKDDVELVHLQHPDGRTALEKGDVDAWAGLDPHMAASEIQAGSRLLYRNKDFNSYGVVSVTEQFAKAHPQTITTVLGAYEKARDWAVKHPDEFAKLLADESGLPLAVAKLQLSRTDLSTPFLSSKDVVASKAAAPILVSEELVRRGVNVDQVIDQLIDTSFGH
- a CDS encoding ABC transporter permease; this encodes MTSKSQALPLPVPVAVNRSAWPRRLKGLVLPAAILLILEVVVRVGWLPSYQMPAPSEIAVTLGELAEGALWKHISASLGRVLLGFAIGASLALVFAAWVGLSREAEAYLEPTFAGLRSIPSLAWVPLLLLWLGIDETSKIVLIAIGAFFPVYLNGVAAIRDIDRKLVEVGQMYGFSRRRLVRRILLPAALPGLFTGLRSGLSLAWMFLVAAELIAATKGLGYLLSDGRETSRPDIVLAAIIVLALLGKLTDGLLAALEKRCLVWRDTFTGQEQ
- a CDS encoding PatB family C-S lyase; the encoded protein is MSFDFDTIHPRLGTGSTKWNRYPADVLPMWIADMDIAAPPAVLQALHERLDQQILGYSVAGPDVREAIIADLWAKYAWRVQPEDLLFLPGVEPGFNMALHAFVQPGQPVVLQTPNYRPIRLAPGHWNLPRIEVPFELIDAEYITPMPLMRQALTGAGALLLSNPHNPMGKVFPREELLAVATACLDNGALIISDEIHAELCFDGRRHIPTASLSPEIAQRTITLMSASKAYNVAGLKTCFAVIQNTEIRERFNHARCGMVDSVSPLGLEATRAAYSQCGDWLDALKVYLQANRDYLLDAVQTRLPGVVMHAPQGTFLAWLDCSALGLDDPQQFFLEQAKVGLSAGIEFGDDSQQFVRLNFGCPRAMLQEGLQRMERSLRNR
- a CDS encoding MFS transporter, with protein sequence MKTLPAPLLAKISWRLLPFLLLMYIMAFLDRANVGFAKQAFQADTGLSDAAFAFGAGVFFVGYALLEVPSNLILHRVGARLWMCRIMVSWGLISAAMVFAHNETSFYVLRFLLGVAEAGFFPGVILYLTYWFPQAVRGKAMGFFYFGAPLAFIFGSPLSGLLLEMDGFGGIHGWQWLFAVEGLMATAVGVWAYWYLDNRPADAKWLSADEREQIQTLLDSEDQHKTSHGRSLLNVLCQPSVLYLCLVYLLIQASVYGVVFYLPSQVAGLLGTKVGLMVGLVSAIPWVCALFAAWWIPGYCDRTGERRRTACLTLLMAAAGIACSVTFANPLLGMLALCFAASGFIAAQPVFWTFPSSYLAGSAAAAGIALINSFGALGGFIAPVIKHWAEGAFHSPAAGLYLLSATTVLAALLVLGIHSPGRTASNTPATV